One genomic region from Candidatus Afararchaeum irisae encodes:
- a CDS encoding DHHA1 domain-containing protein, with protein MSPSLLRENARKAADLLRREEFVEVVSHNDADGLSTAGIVCDLLSRWETRYHFRCVDDPGRVGSHVSKDVTTVACDLGASYLDRLPPNTVVVDHHPSEGRGGFGGVLVTPRDEGDTDDEASSSCGAHIVAKVSGSGAKTADTALLGAIGDDVLDSGSDLVEEVIDDGVESGVIDETVGARLVGERADVALAYSTDPYTEYTGDIEAARGFVEELGLPISVADMDDEESRRFSTAVFLLALREASNPETAAETVGERYRLVGSTVEDAHTFAAYVEACGKTGNPGLGLSLCLGDATGDVKKARKLYRSFESSLIDEVENADVEEEDGSGLCTVRISGGFDTGSVADVFYRWISDSEVVVVVNPDGEMSLRSGSEVDAGRTLRDCASRVGGEGGGHPERGGSVVPSETKDEFIDCVKEAVE; from the coding sequence GTGTCTCCTTCGCTTCTCCGAGAGAACGCACGTAAGGCAGCCGACCTGCTTCGGCGCGAGGAGTTCGTCGAGGTCGTCTCCCACAACGACGCCGACGGTCTCTCGACGGCGGGTATCGTCTGTGATCTACTCTCGCGCTGGGAGACGAGGTACCACTTCAGATGTGTCGACGACCCTGGTAGGGTCGGTTCCCACGTCTCAAAAGACGTCACGACTGTAGCGTGTGACCTCGGAGCGAGCTATCTCGACCGTCTCCCCCCCAACACCGTCGTGGTCGACCACCATCCCTCGGAGGGACGCGGTGGGTTCGGAGGAGTCTTAGTCACACCGAGAGACGAGGGGGACACCGACGACGAGGCGAGTTCGAGCTGTGGCGCACATATCGTTGCGAAGGTGTCGGGGTCGGGAGCTAAGACAGCCGACACGGCTCTCCTCGGTGCTATAGGCGACGACGTCTTGGACTCGGGATCGGATCTAGTCGAGGAAGTAATAGACGACGGCGTCGAGTCGGGTGTCATAGACGAGACAGTCGGAGCGCGCCTCGTTGGGGAGAGAGCCGACGTGGCACTAGCTTACTCGACAGATCCCTACACCGAGTACACGGGCGACATCGAGGCGGCACGTGGCTTCGTCGAAGAGCTGGGTCTTCCTATATCTGTCGCGGATATGGACGACGAGGAGTCACGACGTTTCTCGACTGCGGTCTTCCTCTTAGCTCTCAGAGAGGCGTCGAACCCCGAAACAGCAGCCGAGACAGTCGGAGAGAGGTACCGTCTCGTGGGTTCGACTGTCGAGGACGCCCACACCTTCGCGGCGTACGTAGAGGCGTGTGGCAAGACGGGGAACCCCGGCTTGGGTCTCTCTCTGTGTCTCGGAGACGCGACGGGTGACGTGAAGAAGGCACGTAAGCTCTACCGCTCATTCGAGTCGAGTCTCATAGATGAGGTCGAAAACGCCGATGTCGAGGAAGAAGACGGCTCGGGACTGTGCACCGTCAGAATCTCGGGCGGATTCGACACGGGATCGGTCGCCGACGTCTTCTACAGATGGATCTCCGACTCCGAAGTAGTTGTCGTCGTCAACCCCGACGGCGAGATGAGCCTTAGGTCGGGGTCGGAGGTCGACGCAGGCAGGACACTCAGAGACTGTGCGTCAAGAGTCGGCGGCGAGGGCGGAGGACATCCCGAGAGAGGAGGGAGCGTAGTGCCGAGCGAGACGAAAGATGAGTTCATAGACTGTGTAAAGGAGGCGGTAGAGTGA
- a CDS encoding rnhA operon protein, producing the protein MTDDSHSRKGKDRDRDRSEGEDEEETERDDWVDEVVRLTKMSLTSTSPVYEDRRDELAAENGFVARLRDDGTLVLYPDDWVVDGEVDVERIEDTDRAHEISLSEKGESWEDVHSYNSDVIEELSEMGEVTETEVSNAEYFVEFLENHYILPVDEVSQKHVREFLEDYYLRNVWSSPDEEETVKKSVRKLLEAAGLSPDETEEYLRDSEPES; encoded by the coding sequence TTGACCGATGACAGCCACAGCCGCAAGGGGAAAGACAGAGACAGAGACAGAAGCGAGGGAGAGGACGAAGAAGAGACCGAACGCGATGACTGGGTCGACGAAGTAGTCCGCCTCACTAAGATGTCTCTGACGAGTACGAGCCCTGTCTACGAGGATAGGCGCGACGAACTCGCCGCCGAGAACGGCTTCGTGGCGCGTCTCAGAGACGACGGGACTCTCGTCCTCTATCCCGATGACTGGGTTGTAGACGGTGAGGTCGACGTCGAGAGAATAGAAGATACCGACAGAGCACACGAGATATCTCTGTCGGAGAAGGGAGAAAGCTGGGAGGACGTCCACTCGTACAACTCGGACGTGATCGAAGAGCTCAGCGAGATGGGGGAAGTAACCGAGACCGAAGTCTCGAACGCCGAGTACTTCGTAGAGTTTCTCGAGAACCACTACATCCTGCCGGTCGACGAAGTGTCACAGAAACACGTGCGTGAGTTCCTCGAAGACTACTACCTGAGAAACGTCTGGTCGAGTCCCGATGAGGAAGAGACCGTAAAAAAGTCGGTGAGAAAGCTACTCGAAGCCGCGGGACTCAGCCCAGACGAGACTGAAGAGTATCTCCGAGACTCAGAACCAGAAAGCTGA
- a CDS encoding formyltransferase family protein: protein MSLFDLDRSLRVVVFFSGGASGLRYLARHDPNYGDKYEVVGAFTDSPDARGVEFVRDEGIRLKTNDLDEFYAERDADTRDLDVREEYDSQTADIIDEFDADLLLLSGYMRILTSPVVSSYPIINVHPADLTVRDDGERVYTGFDPVYDAVVSGEEYTRSSVHFVTQDVDEGPLLTLSKRFEVHRELVDSLMENASDDAVQSYCESHQEWMKWEGDGPALAKAVELIADGRVERDGSDVYIDGEIGHYSLDSASASSQSAR, encoded by the coding sequence ATGTCGCTCTTCGATCTAGACAGAAGTCTGCGCGTCGTGGTCTTCTTCTCGGGTGGTGCGAGCGGTCTCCGGTATCTCGCGCGACACGATCCCAACTACGGCGACAAGTACGAGGTCGTCGGCGCTTTTACTGACTCCCCCGACGCTCGAGGCGTCGAGTTCGTGCGTGACGAGGGTATTCGTCTAAAGACAAACGACCTCGACGAGTTCTACGCCGAGAGGGACGCCGACACACGTGACCTCGACGTAAGAGAGGAGTACGACAGTCAGACTGCGGATATTATAGACGAGTTCGACGCCGACCTCCTCCTACTCTCGGGGTACATGCGTATACTCACGTCTCCCGTAGTCTCGTCGTACCCTATCATAAACGTCCATCCCGCCGACCTCACTGTTAGAGACGACGGCGAGCGCGTCTACACGGGATTCGACCCCGTCTACGACGCCGTAGTCTCGGGCGAGGAGTACACGCGTTCGTCGGTTCATTTCGTGACACAAGACGTCGACGAGGGTCCTCTTCTCACTCTCTCCAAACGTTTCGAGGTACACAGGGAACTTGTCGACAGCCTCATGGAGAACGCCTCCGACGACGCAGTCCAGAGCTACTGCGAGTCACACCAGGAATGGATGAAATGGGAGGGCGACGGTCCCGCCCTCGCAAAAGCCGTCGAGCTTATCGCCGACGGACGTGTCGAGAGAGACGGCTCAGACGTCTACATCGACGGCGAAATCGGACATTACTCGCTCGACTCTGCCTCTGCCTCGTCCCAGAGCGCGAGGTAA
- a CDS encoding KEOPS complex subunit Pcc1 has protein sequence MKSKVEFETYHDSPEKVALSVSPDNTDEMETEVNGSKIVTRIERDSLGSLLSTADDYVRNIEVAAEIVDRDEDTDTRGDCDGDNSDIEIDSDNDND, from the coding sequence GTGAAATCCAAGGTCGAGTTCGAGACATACCACGACAGCCCCGAGAAGGTCGCTCTCTCGGTGTCCCCCGACAACACAGACGAGATGGAGACCGAGGTCAACGGCTCGAAGATCGTCACACGTATAGAACGCGACAGCTTAGGCTCTCTTCTCTCGACCGCCGACGACTACGTCAGAAACATTGAGGTTGCAGCGGAGATAGTCGACCGAGACGAAGACACAGACACGAGAGGTGACTGTGACGGTGACAACAGCGACATCGAAATCGACAGTGACAACGACAACGACTGA
- a CDS encoding phosphatase PAP2 family protein, which yields MVSYLDSLMTLLNSFPFYPTVSFLGAVVLTLTDRWRHTAYFVVAMALVGAIAVSLKTAVHAPRPYVRQGIEVAEKSHVPFGVYDDDYASFPSMHAMTAFAPVAVFHSAYRSRRLTVTLCGFAALVAYSRVYLGLHHVSDVVVGGALGMGVSFLVLSLGDTLQSRLG from the coding sequence ATGGTCTCGTACCTCGACTCTCTGATGACTCTTCTCAACTCTTTCCCGTTCTATCCCACGGTGTCGTTCTTAGGTGCTGTGGTGTTAACTCTTACAGACAGATGGAGACACACAGCCTACTTCGTAGTAGCCATGGCTCTCGTAGGTGCTATCGCGGTCAGCCTCAAGACCGCGGTTCACGCACCCCGTCCGTACGTCAGACAGGGTATAGAGGTCGCCGAGAAGAGCCACGTCCCATTCGGTGTCTACGACGACGACTACGCGTCTTTCCCATCAATGCACGCGATGACGGCGTTCGCGCCGGTCGCAGTCTTCCACTCTGCTTACCGGAGCCGTCGTCTCACAGTCACTCTATGTGGCTTTGCTGCCCTCGTAGCCTACTCACGTGTCTACCTCGGTCTACACCACGTGAGCGACGTTGTAGTCGGCGGCGCGCTCGGAATGGGTGTCAGCTTTCTGGTTCTGAGTCTCGGAGATACTCTTCAGTCTCGTCTGGGCTGA
- a CDS encoding methyltransferase domain-containing protein, giving the protein MPTSDDGREIGDVRHFDFFSRFYDVLVPSADTDTLERGIDEAERGVERVLDLAGGTGRVGRAIVGVGRDVVVVDASSGMVRQSPVPGVEGDASLLPFKDCSFDAVVCADALHHIADVKGVFDEVGRVLREGGVFVVSEFDPTTLRGRFLTRAEHLVGFDSVFYTPDELEIMTEDAGMSTRRIEDGFKYTLSGVNQTVRDIKILYNTSCYADR; this is encoded by the coding sequence ATGCCTACTTCTGATGACGGGAGAGAGATAGGCGATGTGCGCCATTTCGACTTCTTCTCGCGTTTCTACGACGTCTTAGTTCCATCTGCGGACACGGATACGTTGGAGAGAGGAATCGACGAGGCAGAGAGGGGAGTCGAGAGGGTACTCGACCTCGCGGGAGGCACGGGACGTGTCGGAAGGGCTATCGTCGGCGTCGGAAGAGACGTGGTCGTCGTCGACGCTTCGAGCGGCATGGTGAGACAGTCACCAGTTCCCGGAGTCGAGGGCGACGCTTCTCTCCTACCTTTCAAAGACTGTAGCTTCGACGCAGTCGTATGTGCCGACGCACTCCACCATATCGCCGACGTCAAGGGGGTCTTCGACGAGGTCGGTAGGGTACTACGTGAGGGAGGAGTCTTCGTCGTATCGGAGTTCGATCCCACGACCCTCAGAGGCAGATTTCTGACGCGAGCCGAACATCTCGTGGGATTCGACTCGGTCTTCTACACCCCTGACGAGTTAGAGATAATGACCGAAGACGCCGGCATGTCGACGAGACGGATCGAGGACGGATTCAAGTACACCTTGTCCGGGGTTAACCAAACCGTAAGAGATATTAAGATACTCTATAACACGTCGTGCTATGCAGATAGATGA
- a CDS encoding ribonuclease HI family protein — MGHILEIPPGEVRETMEEMGADFTDAKEDELWRARHGGSVVAAHENGVVVYGDVSLLGVLEDEGETGGKGVVHFDGASKGNPGPSSAAYVVSRAEDSTVLTENGERIGKATNNEAEYTALLMGLREAKRRGFDEVEAVGDSQLIVKQVRGDWNCNSENLKPLYDEVRELADSFDSFEIRHVPRETNERADRIANEVFET; from the coding sequence ATGGGACATATACTCGAAATCCCTCCAGGTGAGGTACGTGAGACTATGGAGGAGATGGGAGCCGACTTCACGGACGCGAAGGAAGACGAACTCTGGAGGGCGAGACACGGCGGGAGCGTCGTTGCCGCACACGAAAACGGCGTGGTAGTCTACGGCGACGTGTCTTTACTCGGCGTTCTCGAAGACGAGGGAGAGACGGGTGGTAAAGGAGTCGTGCATTTCGACGGTGCCTCTAAAGGGAACCCCGGACCCTCGTCGGCGGCATACGTGGTCTCAAGGGCGGAAGACAGCACCGTTCTTACCGAGAACGGCGAGAGGATAGGAAAGGCGACCAACAACGAAGCCGAGTACACCGCTCTCCTGATGGGTCTGAGAGAGGCGAAGAGGAGAGGCTTCGACGAAGTCGAGGCTGTCGGCGACTCACAGCTCATAGTCAAACAGGTAAGAGGTGACTGGAACTGCAACTCCGAGAACCTCAAGCCACTCTACGATGAGGTCAGGGAGTTAGCCGACTCGTTCGACTCGTTCGAGATACGCCATGTTCCGCGCGAGACGAACGAGAGGGCGGACAGGATAGCCAATGAGGTGTTCGAGACTTGA
- a CDS encoding helix-turn-helix domain-containing protein, with the protein MQIDEDTVGDLQEFDLTKYGARVYYVLLSEGISTAGNLSKLSDVPQSRIYDVLSTLERKGLIQVKPSSPKKYEPLPVKTGLDNRIRQIEAEYEARIQELTEMVEEIADEFPEKETQPSVSGSGVRIVEGEDAIEDRILEMLKSAKNEVKLAGERPLFTLNCKGMLQEVLSDSVELMALGTFEEVCKSEISAVGGKIRHTDFYYHYLLIIDDKKMLIISFDDDGLPFGLYTENPDLIQTHIHHYLALWDEAEAESSE; encoded by the coding sequence ATGCAGATAGATGAGGACACCGTCGGGGATCTTCAGGAGTTCGATCTGACTAAGTACGGCGCGAGAGTCTACTACGTCCTTCTCTCCGAGGGAATATCGACCGCCGGAAACCTGTCGAAGCTCTCTGACGTCCCCCAGTCGCGTATATATGACGTCCTGTCAACTCTCGAAAGAAAAGGTCTGATACAGGTCAAGCCTTCGAGCCCGAAGAAGTACGAGCCTCTCCCAGTGAAGACAGGTCTCGACAACCGTATACGTCAGATAGAGGCGGAGTACGAGGCGAGGATACAGGAGCTCACCGAGATGGTCGAAGAGATAGCCGACGAGTTCCCCGAGAAGGAGACACAGCCGTCGGTTTCGGGATCTGGCGTACGTATAGTCGAAGGCGAGGACGCGATAGAGGACAGGATACTTGAGATGCTCAAGTCTGCTAAGAACGAGGTCAAGCTAGCGGGCGAGAGACCCCTATTCACTCTCAACTGTAAGGGGATGCTCCAGGAAGTCCTATCCGACTCAGTCGAACTCATGGCTCTCGGAACCTTCGAGGAGGTCTGTAAGTCGGAGATAAGTGCTGTCGGGGGCAAGATACGTCATACCGACTTCTACTACCACTATCTCCTCATAATCGACGACAAGAAGATGCTCATAATCTCGTTCGACGATGACGGTCTTCCTTTCGGTCTATACACCGAAAATCCCGACCTGATACAGACCCATATACACCATTACCTCGCGCTCTGGGACGAGGCAGAGGCAGAGTCGAGCGAGTAA
- a CDS encoding Hsp20/alpha crystallin family protein translates to MNSDSRDSSDDIRDINDLFREITGGAEPRTNENRRDAGADAEDEYEVPRTRVESREYEDEFLVVAELLGFGREDTEYEIDGERLKVRAENVHGSYSESVGLPSGVDVADPDESYSNGVLEIRFEKK, encoded by the coding sequence ATGAACTCAGACTCAAGAGACTCCTCCGACGACATCAGAGACATAAACGATCTCTTCCGTGAGATAACCGGCGGAGCCGAACCTCGGACTAACGAGAATAGACGAGATGCTGGTGCCGACGCCGAGGACGAGTACGAAGTCCCTCGTACACGTGTCGAGTCCCGCGAGTACGAAGACGAGTTCTTAGTCGTCGCCGAGCTACTCGGATTCGGAAGGGAAGACACGGAGTATGAGATCGACGGCGAGAGACTCAAGGTACGGGCCGAGAACGTCCACGGCTCTTACTCGGAGTCTGTCGGGCTTCCGTCGGGTGTAGACGTCGCAGATCCCGATGAGAGTTACAGTAACGGCGTCTTAGAGATCAGGTTCGAGAAGAAGTGA
- a CDS encoding 30S ribosomal protein S15, producing MARMHTRKRGQSSSDKPVVDEAPEWSAQDADAVEERVVELAEQGLSSAEIGVRLRDEGVKGKPVTDVKLVTGKKISEIMEENDADPEYPEDLTNLMAKAVGVRDQLDGNPNDASNKRALQNVESKIHRLIDYYQGDKIPEDFKYSPEKAREIVGEE from the coding sequence ATGGCTAGAATGCACACGAGGAAGAGAGGACAGAGCTCTTCCGACAAACCCGTAGTCGACGAGGCTCCTGAGTGGAGTGCTCAGGACGCCGACGCAGTCGAGGAACGCGTTGTAGAGCTCGCCGAACAGGGTCTTTCGAGCGCCGAGATAGGAGTCCGTCTCAGGGACGAGGGCGTCAAGGGCAAGCCAGTCACCGACGTCAAGCTCGTCACGGGTAAGAAGATCTCCGAGATAATGGAGGAGAACGACGCCGACCCCGAGTACCCCGAGGATCTCACCAACCTGATGGCTAAGGCTGTCGGAGTGCGTGACCAGCTCGACGGCAACCCCAACGACGCCTCGAACAAGAGGGCACTCCAGAACGTCGAGAGCAAGATACACAGGCTCATCGACTACTACCAGGGCGACAAGATCCCCGAGGACTTCAAGTACAGTCCCGAGAAGGCTCGTGAGATAGTCGGAGAAGAGTAG
- a CDS encoding 30S ribosomal protein S3ae — MSSRQVSKSGRGKKWYDVLASEEFDREKLGETPADEPEKIMGRKVETTKGELTDDMSENNTKLKFQITDIGGDSAYTSFIGHELTRDYVRSLVRRGSSKIQDNIVIRTEDDYRVRVQPVAFTAMDADESQEKAIRSDMREIVVESGENHTFDEFIDAMVTGRLSSAVYNECKKIYPLRRAEIMKSSVEATPEEVYAEEEQSA; from the coding sequence ATGTCAAGCAGACAGGTCTCTAAGTCAGGAAGGGGCAAGAAATGGTACGACGTACTTGCCTCCGAGGAGTTCGACAGGGAGAAGCTCGGCGAGACTCCCGCCGACGAGCCCGAGAAGATAATGGGACGTAAGGTCGAGACGACCAAGGGAGAGCTCACCGACGACATGTCGGAGAACAACACGAAGCTCAAGTTCCAGATAACCGACATAGGCGGAGACTCGGCTTACACGAGCTTCATAGGACACGAGCTCACGCGTGACTACGTGAGGTCGCTCGTCCGCCGCGGCTCCTCGAAGATACAGGACAACATAGTCATACGTACAGAGGACGACTACCGTGTACGTGTCCAGCCCGTTGCCTTCACTGCGATGGACGCCGACGAGTCACAGGAGAAGGCTATACGTAGCGACATGAGGGAGATAGTCGTCGAGAGCGGTGAGAACCACACCTTCGACGAGTTCATAGACGCGATGGTCACGGGACGTCTCAGTTCGGCGGTCTACAACGAGTGTAAGAAGATATATCCCCTCAGACGCGCCGAGATCATGAAGAGTAGCGTCGAAGCGACCCCCGAGGAAGTCTACGCCGAGGAAGAGCAGTCGGCTTAA
- a CDS encoding transcription initiation factor IIB — MANSTRQRTQEKVSEETEEDQIEGEQCPECGSDELTSNSERAEVVCNDCGLVVEEEKIDPGPEWRAFDHKERQEKSRVGAPTTKTMHDKGLTTTIDWKNKDAYGRSISSEKRSQMHRLRKWQERIRTKDASERNLQFALSEVDRMASALGVPRSVREVASVIYRRALNEDLIRGRSIEGVATSALYAACRKEGIPRSLEEISQVSRVDRKEIGRTYRYISQELGLEMEPVDPKKYVPRFCSELELPEEVQSRANDIIDTTSEEGLLSGKSPTGFAAAAIYAASLLCNEKRTQREVAEVANVTEVTIRNRYQEQMEVMGLHG; from the coding sequence ATGGCTAACTCAACAAGGCAGAGGACTCAGGAGAAAGTATCCGAGGAGACTGAGGAGGATCAGATTGAGGGGGAGCAGTGTCCCGAGTGTGGCTCCGACGAACTTACCTCTAACTCAGAACGCGCCGAGGTCGTCTGTAACGACTGTGGTCTCGTCGTCGAGGAGGAGAAGATAGATCCGGGTCCCGAGTGGCGTGCCTTCGATCACAAGGAACGTCAGGAGAAGTCACGTGTCGGAGCACCAACGACGAAGACGATGCACGACAAGGGTCTCACGACGACGATAGACTGGAAGAACAAGGACGCCTACGGTAGGTCTATCTCGTCGGAGAAGAGAAGCCAGATGCACCGTCTGAGGAAATGGCAGGAGCGCATACGTACGAAGGACGCCTCCGAACGTAATCTCCAGTTCGCTCTCTCAGAGGTCGACAGGATGGCGAGTGCTCTCGGAGTCCCGAGGTCGGTGAGGGAGGTCGCCTCTGTCATATACAGACGTGCTCTCAACGAGGATCTCATACGTGGACGTTCGATAGAGGGCGTAGCCACGAGCGCTCTCTACGCGGCGTGCAGAAAGGAAGGCATTCCACGTTCACTCGAAGAGATCTCCCAGGTATCACGTGTGGACAGAAAGGAGATCGGACGTACGTACCGTTATATCTCGCAGGAGCTCGGCTTGGAGATGGAGCCCGTCGACCCGAAGAAGTACGTACCGCGTTTCTGTTCCGAGTTAGAGCTTCCGGAGGAAGTCCAGTCGAGGGCTAACGACATAATAGACACCACCTCGGAGGAAGGTCTCCTGAGCGGAAAGTCGCCCACCGGATTCGCCGCCGCCGCTATATACGCCGCGTCCCTCCTGTGTAACGAGAAGAGGACACAGAGGGAGGTCGCCGAGGTCGCCAATGTCACCGAGGTCACCATACGTAACCGTTACCAAGAACAGATGGAAGTCATGGGTCTCCACGGATAG
- a CDS encoding CDP-alcohol phosphatidyltransferase family protein has translation MTLDSLKPLGYKAVKPGVRAARGLGMTPNQVSVVSLVVAVVSGVSFSLGSFYGYVGGSLFVVLNGFLDLVDGELARESGSESKKGDFLDHVLDRYSDAVFVVGISAGTDEWMFGLLALTGVFMTSYMGTQADAVGAGREYGGALGRADRMALIVAGGLAHAAFGGVLRWVLILFAVVGNLTAVQRFVTTWRGID, from the coding sequence ATGACACTCGACAGCCTCAAGCCGCTCGGATACAAGGCTGTGAAACCCGGTGTGAGAGCCGCCCGGGGTCTCGGAATGACGCCCAACCAGGTCTCTGTCGTCTCCCTCGTCGTGGCGGTGGTTTCGGGCGTCTCGTTCTCTCTGGGTAGCTTCTACGGCTACGTCGGTGGCTCCCTCTTCGTCGTACTAAACGGCTTCCTTGACCTTGTCGACGGCGAACTCGCCCGCGAGTCAGGGTCAGAGAGTAAGAAGGGCGACTTCTTAGACCACGTCTTAGACAGGTACTCCGACGCCGTCTTCGTGGTCGGGATCTCAGCGGGCACCGACGAGTGGATGTTTGGACTCTTAGCTCTCACGGGCGTCTTCATGACGTCGTACATGGGAACACAGGCAGACGCAGTCGGCGCGGGAAGGGAGTACGGCGGCGCGCTCGGACGCGCAGACCGTATGGCTCTGATAGTCGCCGGAGGTCTCGCACACGCCGCGTTCGGAGGCGTACTGAGATGGGTTCTGATACTCTTCGCAGTCGTCGGAAACCTGACCGCAGTACAGAGGTTCGTGACTACGTGGCGCGGAATAGACTAA